Proteins co-encoded in one Populus trichocarpa isolate Nisqually-1 chromosome 10, P.trichocarpa_v4.1, whole genome shotgun sequence genomic window:
- the LOC7469462 gene encoding F-box protein At5g07610 produces MGDCIGRKQQNISMDRNLSSGPSGRTGQAIMIMDEKDIMIEILHRLPLKSLLISKCVCRLWNHLISDPIFISNYSRRNPQHHVSGFFLQKFLFLEQYSKLEFITCEGQDDAAPEPSLCFIEDDQGVCIQHSCNGLLLCSSFRCHEDDRKYYICKPTTKQYHQLPKPGCKIVFGINIAYDPTISPHYKIICVCDSNAIKMYDSAIGSWRVSGNHQVFSHVLLFNRGVFLNRALHWISRGALALRFDIEQERMLTMPMPPIPEGRSERRLGYFGESGGHLCLIEIYGPITTCFDVMRMESDYSGWSVRYRVDLSRIASSFPSMARNNVQDIHRYLFSILHLADRSQVGEDESSMWLHIPGTFISYNLKDGKWSKLQSILHQINKIEEGMGLWHSWEGVHPYTNTLCYF; encoded by the exons ATGGGAGACTGTATAGGGAGAAAACAG CAAAACATTTCAATGGATCGAAACCTGTCTTCTGGGCCATCTGGAAGAACAGGGCAGGCAATAATGATCATGGATGAAAAGGATATCATGATCGAAATACTTCATCGACTACCCTTAAAGTCGTTGTTGATATCCAAATGCGTGTGCAGATTGTGGAACCATCTCATCTCAGATCCTATATTCATATCCAATTATTCGCGTAGAAACCCACAACATCATGTCTCTGGTTTCTTCTTACAAAAATTCTTGTTTCTTGAACAGTACTCGAAACTTGAGTTCATTACATGTGAAGGACAGGATGATGCTGCTCCTGAGCCATCTCTTTGTTTCATTGAAGATGATCAAGGTGTTTGTATACAACATTCCTGCAATGGCCTTCTTCTATGCAGCAGTTTTCGATGCCATGAAGATGATAGGAAGTACTACATCTGTAAACCCACCACTAAGCAATATCACCAACTGCCTAAACCTGGATGCAAGATTGTGTTTGGCATTAACATAGCATATGATCCTACCATATCACCCCATTACAAAATCATATGCGTATGTGACTCCAACGCGATTAAGATGTATGATTCAGCCATAGGATCATGGAGAGTCTCAGGAAATCATCAAGTTTTTTCCCATGTTTTGTTGTTCAATCGAGGTGTCTTTCTGAACCGTGCATTGCATTGGATTAGCAGAGGAGCCTTGGCACTTCGATTTGATATTGAACAAGAGCGTATGCTCACAATGCCAATGCCTCCAATCCCTGAGGGGCGGTCAGAAAGGAGATTGGGATATTTCGGTGAATCGGGAGGGCATCTATGTCTCATTGAGATATATGGTCCTATAACTACTTGCTTTGATGTGATGAGGATGGAGAGTGACTATTCAGGCTGGTCGGTGAGGTACCGTGTTGATCTTTCTAGAATAGCGTCTTCCTTTCCATCAATGGCGAGGAACAATGTGCAGGACATCCATCGTTACTTGTTCTCTATACTGCATCTAGCTGACAGATCACAAGTAGGAGAAGATGAATCATCCATGTGGCTGCATATTCCAGGCACATTCATCTCCTACAAccttaaagatggaaaatggaGCAAGCTTCAAAGTATTTTACATCAAATAAACAAGattgaagaaggtatgggattaTGGCATTCATGGGAGGGAGTCCATCCATATACCAATACTCTTTGTTACTTTTGA
- the LOC7469461 gene encoding uncharacterized protein LOC7469461, whose translation MKMEQPATPNITPSKDNNSIKGTKKKPPTPQELISHYQSQGLDSQEASIKVIEDLQNVLFRVIASNSRGKKDKLAGEASRKIDAVNTRVAVVDMKLDLKPGYAETFAIGVASASAFRGVETVWPHVVGGIAQIWNAVRTVTKPPSSSS comes from the coding sequence ATGAAAATGGAACAACCAGCAACACCAAATATTACCCCATCAAAAGACAACAACAGCATCAAAGGCACAAAGAAAAAGCCTCCAACTCCACAAGAGCTGATATCCCATTACCAATCTCAAGGCCTTGACTCTCAAGAAGCATCCATCAAGGTCATCGAAGATCTCCAAAATGTGCTTTTTAGGGTCATAGCTTCTAACAGCAGGGGCAAGAAGGACAAGCTGGCGGGTGAGGCTTCCAGAAAGATTGACGCGGTTAACACAAGAGTGGCTGTTGTTGATATGAAGTTGGACTTAAAGCCTGGCTATGCTGAGACTTTTGCTATTGGGgttgcttctgcttctgcttttaGAGGTGTTGAGACTGTTTGGCCTCATGTTGTTGGGGGTATTGCTCAGATTTGGAATGCTGTTAGGACTGTCACTAAAcctccctcttcttcttcttga
- the LOC7469460 gene encoding pyrophosphate-energized membrane proton pump 2, translating into MMIDDDVETGNLGPYQERPRIFPNMRSKPYNPLIFRVFKRINVRVLFILLLLGFGGIFYIGARTSPIIVFVFTVCIFSFILSIYLTKWVLSKDEGPPEMVQISDAIRDGAEGFFRTQYSTISKMALLLALVILCIYLFRSTTPQQESSGLGRSTSAYITVAAFLLGALCSGIAGYVGMWVSVRANVRVSSAARRSAREALQIAVRAGGFSALVVVGMAVIGIAILYATFYVWLGVDSPGSMKVTDLPLLLVGYGFGASFVALFAQLGGGIFTKAADVGADLVGKVEQGIPEDDPRNPAVIADLVGDNVGDCAARGADLFESIAAEIISAMILGGTMAQRCKIEDPSGFILFPLVVHSFDLVISSVGILSIRGTRDSSAKSPMEDPMAILQKGYSITIFLAVLTFVASTYWMLYTEQAPSAWIHFALCGLVGIITAYFFVWITKYYTDYKHGPVRALALASSTGHGTNIIAGVSLGLEATALPVLVISVSIISAFWLGNTSGLVDEAGNPTGGLFGTAVATMGMLSTAAYVLTMDMFGPIADNAGGIVEMSQQPESVREITDVLDAVGNTTKATTKGFAIGSAALASFLLFSAYMDEVATFAREPFTQVDIAIPEVFVGGLLGSMLIFLFSAWACSAVGRTAQEVVKEVRRQFIERPGIMDYKEKPDYGRCVAIVASASLREMIKPGALAIISPMVVGVVFRILGYYTGQPLLGAKVVAAMLMFATVSGILMALFLNTAGGAWDNAKKYIETGAYGGKGSDCHKAAVTGDTVGDPFKDTAGPSIHVLIKMLATITLVMAPVFL; encoded by the exons ATGATGATCGATGACGATGTTGAGACTGGTAATTTGGGGCCTTACCAAGAAAGGCCAAGGATTTTCCCCAACATGCGAAGCAAACCCTATAATCCATTG ATTTTTCGAGTGTTTAAGCGGATAAATGTTCGTGTTCTATTTATACTTCTGCTATTGGGTTTTGGAGGGATCTTTTACATTGGAGCACGTACATCTCCAATCATTGTGTTTGTCTTCACAGTTTGTATCTTCAGCTTCATTTTATCTATATATCTTACCAAATGGGTACTCTCAAAGGATGAGGGACCTCCTGAAATGGTTCAG ATATCAGATGCAATACGTGATGGAGCAGAAGGCTTCTTTAGGACCCAGTATAGTACTATTTCTAAGATGGCGCTGTTACTGGCGCTGGTGATCCTCTGTATATATCTGTTCCGCAGTACAACACCTCAACAAGAATCTTCTGGCCTTGGAAG GTCAACATCTGCATATATCACTGTCGCTGCATTCCTTTTGGGGGCTTTGTGTTCGGGTATTGCAGGTTATGTTGGGATGTGGGTATCGGTACGTGCAAATGTTAGAGTTTCTAGTGCTGCAAGACGGTCAGCTAGAGAGGCATTGCAG ATAGCTGTTCGTGCTGGTGGTTTCTCTGCATTGGTGGTGGTTGGCATGGCTGTGATTGGCATAGCCATCCTTTATGCTACATTTTATGTTTGGTTGGGTGTGGATTCCCCTGGTTCAATGAAAGTCACTGATT TGCCTCTTCTTCTTGTGGGATATGGATTTGGAGCTTCATTTGTCGCACTGTTTGCTCAGTTGGGTGGTGGAATATTCACAAAAGCTGCTGATGTTGGGGCTGATCTTGTTGGAAAAGTGGAGCAGGGAATACCTGAGGATGATCCTAGGAATCCTGCAGTGATTGCAGATTTG GTTGGAGACAATGTGGGTGATTGTGCTGCTCGAGGTGCTGATCTTTTTGAAAGTATTGCAGCTGAAATAATCAGTGCCATGATACTTGGGGGAACCATGGCGCAACGTTGCAAAATTGAGG ATCCATCTGGCTTCATCTTGTTTCCTCTTGTTGTTCATTCATTTGACCTTGTCATATCTTCCGTTGGAATTCTTTCAATTAGGGGTACTCGTGATTCTAGTGCGAAGTCTCCCATGGAGGACCCAATGGCAATCCTTCAGAAAGGATACTCTATTACAATATTTCTGGCAGTTCTTACATTTGTTGCG TCTACCTATTGGATGCTTTATACAGAACAAGCACCTTCAGCATGGATTCACTTTGCATTGTGTGGATTGGTTGGAATCATCACAGCTTATTTTTTTGTCTGGATCACCAAGTACTATACTGACTACAAGCATGGGCCTGTACGCGCATTGGCTCTTGCTAGCTCCACCGGTCATGGGACTAACATAATTGCAGGAGTTAGTCTGGGCCTTGAAGCAACAGCTCTTCCTGTTCTTGTCATTAGTGTATCTATAATTTCAGCTTTTTGGCTGGGTAACACCTCAGGACTGGTGGATGAGGCTGGAAATCCAACTGGTGGGCTGTTTGGTACAGCTGTGGCCACAATGGGAATGCTCAGCACTGCTGCCTATGTGCTTACTATGGATATGTTTGGCCCTATTGCTGACAATGCTGGTGGAATTGTAGAAATGAGTCAGCAG CCCGAAAGTGTTCGGGAGATTACTGATGTTCTCGATGCTGTTGGGAACACTACAAAAGCTACAACCAAAGGATTTGCCATTGGATCTGCAGCACTGGCATCCTTCCTTCTGTTTAGTGCTTATATGGACGAGGTTGCTACATTTGCTCGTGAACCTTTCACACAG GTTGATATTGCCATTCCAGAAGTTTTTGTTGGTGGGTTATTGGGTTCAATGCTTATTTTCTTATTCAGTGCATGGGCCTGCTCCGCAGTAGGCCGAACTGCTCAGGAGGTTGTTAAAGAAGTAAGACGGCAATTTATTGAGAGGCCAGGTATCATG GACTACAAGGAGAAACCAGATTATGGTCGCTGTGTTGCTATCGTTGCATCTGCATCTCTGAGAGAGATGATAAAACCTGGTGCCTTGGCTATTATATCTCCTATGGTTGTTG GTGTTGTGTTTCGGATCCTGGGGTACTACACAGGACAACCTCTACTCGGGGCTAAAGTTGTTGCTGCCATGCTGATGTTTGCAACAGTTTCTGGTATTCTCATGGCTCTTTTCCTGAACACGGCAGGTGGTGCATGGGATAATGCAAAGAAGTACATCGAGACAGGTGCATATGGAGGCAAAGGGAGTGACTGTCATAAAGCAGCAGTTACTGGAGATAC TGTGGGTGACCCATTCAAAGATACTGCTGGACCTTCAATCCATGTCCTCATAAAAATGTTGGCGACAATAACGCTTGTGATGGCACCAGTGTTTCTGTGA